Proteins from one Camelina sativa cultivar DH55 chromosome 8, Cs, whole genome shotgun sequence genomic window:
- the LOC104709609 gene encoding uncharacterized protein LOC104709609, with product MASKQITISPYVNINEINPALDHYKIRVRVIRLWKAFKSLQMVLVDREGTRIHASIEDALVKKFHNQINVGESKIIDTFSLVDYDGDYRTSALGFKIVFYRTTTIKPYDDFPARVPENYFQEFSTILAGKIDKRVLFDVVGQIAGVGSLDNVKTKGKDNVKISFDLQDLRLPNTSVVDLVQNEDEAKNTQPKLTLYEEFFMKNEKKTIDEILYSFEVRTCVTIGTIRSVEIVPKWYYIACKECRKKVQAYPLESDKGKNVYIVVVFAMTMSKKLITSISSYYTFRMELLQRLSCFFYGLAQIFVGKKADDLVSQIAEDDLSILPVSLSALIGKTMLFKISITNDNLKSDKASYVVEKFWEKEDMVNQFVKETYGKVNDNHQELEPAEQILQLTSEETTSFSSKRELSGLNEEVVRGHNMTTRKEDQD from the exons ATGGCCTCCAAACAAATCACTATCTCTCCCTATGTTAACATCAACGAGATCAATCCTGCGCTGGATCACTACAAGATCAGGGTTCGTGTGATAAGACTTTGGAAAGCATTCAAATCACTGCAGATGGTTTTAGTCGATAGGGAG GGAACAAGGATTCACGCGTCTATTGAGGATGCATTGGTGAAGAAATTTCATAACCAAATCAATGTTGGTGAATCGAAAATAATCGATACTTTCAGCTTGGTGGATTATGACGGTGATTACAGGACAAGTGCTTTGGGATTTAAGATTGTGTTCTATAGAACTACCACAATTAAACCATATGATGATTTTCCAGCACGAGTTCCTGAAAACTACTTTCAAGAATTTTCAACTATATTGGCTGGAAAAATAGATAAACGAGTATTATTTG ATGTGGTGGGCCAAATTGCTGGTGTTGGTTCTCTTGATAACGTAAAAACTAAGGGAAAGGACAATGTGAAGATAAGTTTTGACTTACAAGATTTAAg gTTACCAAACACTAGCGTTGTTGACTTGGTTCAAAATGAGGATGAAGCTAAGAATACACAGCCAAAATTAACTTTGTATGAGGAGTTTTTcatgaaaaatgaaaagaagactATCGACGAAATACTATATTCATTCGAG GTACGTACATGTGTCACAATTGGAACGATCCGTTCGGTCGAGATAGTGCCTAAGTGGTATTACATTGCATGCAAAGAATGTAGAAAGAAGGTTCAAGCATATCCACTAGAGTCTGATAAGGGGAAAAACGTCTATATAGTTGTGGTGTTTGCGATGACGATGTCAAAGAAGTTGATTACAA GTATAAGCTCATATTACACGTTTCGTATGGAACTTCTCCAAAGATTAAGCTGCTTTTTTTATGGTCTAGCCCAGATTTTTGTTGGTAAAAAAGCTGATGATTTGGTTTCCCAAATAGCCGAG GACGATCTTAGCATCTTGCCCGTTTCTCTTTCTGCTCTGATTGGGAAGACCATGCTCTTCAAGATTTCTATCACTAATGATAATTTGAAGAGTGACAAGGCTTCTTATGTTGTTGAAAAGTTTTGGGAAAAAGAGGACATGGTAAACCAGTTTGTCAAG GAAACTTACGGTAAAGTTAATGATAATCACCAAGAACTAGAACCAGCTGAACAAATTCTACAACTTACGTCGGAAGAAACAACATCATTTTCGTCGAAGAGGGAGTTGTCCGGACTCAATGAAGAAGTTGTACGAGGTCATAACATGACTACTAGGAAAGAAGATCAAGATTGA